In the Synechococcus sp. Nb3U1 genome, one interval contains:
- a CDS encoding tetratricopeptide repeat protein: protein MPDPLEVEYRLQLGQRYLANQQQELALLQFDQVIAWDPDHFEAWVNRALALAHLGRYPASLESFDRALALRPDQERVWNNRGLALADWDHHLEATDSFEQVIRLNPDHYEAWANKGNSLAALGQWKAALEAYRQAVTINPSYYKAWSNQGNIFLSLGNPLRGVGCFRRALHLNPDDAQVWFNLGCCYTACEDPKAALEAYEEGLKVDPEHIGCWMNKGTLLPKGPESLAIYEHVLQILASKPGSSSREATHAWNNRGLVLRHMGRVEEAITSYDRAVECDPSNFEAWDNRGYALTKLGRLTEALTSIEKSLQVNPQHANGIYNKGYCYALMGRTREAIDCIAEAIQLNPQKYGPAARTDPDLERLRKNKRFQALLAGLDLPSSGR, encoded by the coding sequence ATGCCAGATCCCCTTGAGGTGGAGTATCGTCTGCAGTTGGGCCAACGCTACCTGGCTAACCAGCAACAGGAACTGGCGCTACTGCAATTTGACCAAGTAATCGCCTGGGATCCCGACCATTTTGAGGCATGGGTCAACCGCGCCCTAGCTCTAGCTCATTTGGGCCGTTACCCCGCTAGCCTTGAAAGTTTTGACCGCGCCCTAGCTTTACGCCCTGATCAGGAGCGGGTTTGGAACAATCGGGGTCTTGCTTTGGCGGATTGGGATCATCACCTGGAAGCAACTGACAGTTTTGAGCAGGTGATCCGCCTCAACCCCGACCACTACGAAGCTTGGGCCAACAAAGGGAATAGCCTTGCAGCTTTGGGCCAGTGGAAAGCAGCGCTAGAGGCCTACCGGCAGGCGGTGACAATTAACCCCAGCTACTACAAAGCCTGGAGCAATCAGGGCAACATCTTCCTCAGTTTAGGCAATCCCTTGCGCGGGGTGGGCTGCTTTCGCCGCGCCCTCCACCTCAACCCCGACGACGCACAGGTATGGTTTAACTTGGGCTGTTGCTACACCGCCTGTGAAGATCCGAAAGCGGCTCTGGAAGCCTACGAGGAAGGGCTAAAGGTGGATCCCGAGCACATTGGCTGTTGGATGAATAAAGGCACCCTACTGCCGAAAGGCCCAGAATCGCTGGCTATCTACGAGCATGTCTTGCAGATTTTGGCCAGCAAACCCGGATCTAGCTCCCGAGAAGCTACCCATGCTTGGAATAATCGTGGCTTAGTCTTGCGGCACATGGGACGGGTAGAAGAGGCAATCACCTCCTATGATCGGGCAGTGGAGTGTGACCCCAGCAATTTTGAAGCGTGGGATAACCGTGGCTATGCCCTCACCAAGTTGGGCCGCTTAACAGAGGCACTGACTAGCATCGAAAAATCTTTGCAAGTTAATCCCCAGCATGCCAATGGCATTTACAACAAAGGCTACTGTTATGCCTTAATGGGACGCACCCGTGAGGCGATAGACTGTATTGCCGAGGCGATTCAGCTGAACCCCCAGAAGTATGGGCCTGCCGCCCGTACGGATCCCGACTTGGAGCGCTTGCGCAAAAACAAACGATTTCAAGCCCTGTTGGCCGGTTTGGATTTGCCCTCGTCTGGCAGGTGA
- a CDS encoding response regulator transcription factor encodes MSETDPSSAHILVIEDEAKLARFVETELTYEGYRVSVASDGTAGLMAARDQKPDLVLLDWMLPGISGLEICRRLRSTGNRVPVVLMTARDDVSDRVAGLDAGADDYVVKPFSIQELLARVRAHLRRQKGSHAGHLAFMDLTLDPLTREVTRGERRVELTAKEYDLLRYLMEHPRQVLTRQQILEHVWGFDFMGDSNIIEVYIRYLRLKIEDQGEKRLIQTVRGVGYVMRE; translated from the coding sequence ATGTCAGAAACCGACCCGTCCTCTGCCCACATCCTGGTGATCGAAGATGAGGCAAAACTGGCCCGTTTTGTCGAGACGGAGCTGACCTACGAAGGGTATCGAGTCAGTGTGGCCAGCGATGGTACAGCTGGGTTGATGGCAGCCCGCGACCAAAAGCCCGACCTGGTGCTGCTGGACTGGATGCTGCCTGGCATCTCAGGCTTGGAAATTTGTCGGCGACTGCGCTCCACAGGCAATCGGGTGCCGGTGGTGTTGATGACCGCTAGAGATGATGTGTCGGATCGGGTAGCGGGGTTGGATGCCGGGGCCGATGACTACGTGGTGAAGCCCTTCAGTATTCAAGAGCTCCTAGCGCGGGTGCGGGCCCATCTGCGCCGCCAAAAGGGATCCCATGCTGGCCATTTGGCCTTTATGGATTTAACTCTGGATCCCTTGACACGGGAGGTCACCCGGGGAGAGCGGCGGGTGGAGCTAACGGCTAAAGAATATGACCTGCTGCGCTATCTGATGGAGCATCCCCGACAGGTACTCACCCGCCAACAGATTTTGGAGCATGTCTGGGGGTTCGACTTTATGGGCGACTCCAACATCATCGAGGTTTATATTCGCTATTTGCGTCTCAAGATTGAAGACCAAGGGGAAAAGCGCCTCATCCAGACCGTGCGTGGGGTGGGTTACGTGATGCGCGAGTGA
- a CDS encoding Uma2 family endonuclease: MTLSPVLLTQSPPQIRWEKLPEDFPLPDEPVESTLQPLLAAALRELLELARLIPAHALIASNFGLCSTVGGKVVVKAPDWVYVPMVKPIPEGEIRRSYTPHLEGDPPAIVMEFVSETEGGKYSINPHYPYGKWYFYERILQIPVYVIFHPKTGELDVYRLENGRYTPALADENQRYWIPEIGLFLGVWWGQKAETKAHWLRWWTPDGHLLLWGSEQIDQERQRAEQERLRAEAAETALEQARSEQQRLAAKLRELGLDPDSVAD, from the coding sequence ATGACCCTCTCCCCCGTTTTGCTCACCCAATCCCCACCTCAAATTCGTTGGGAAAAGCTACCAGAAGACTTTCCGTTGCCGGATGAGCCCGTGGAAAGCACCTTACAACCGCTCTTAGCTGCTGCTCTGCGAGAACTGCTGGAACTGGCCCGGTTGATCCCTGCCCATGCCTTGATTGCTTCCAACTTCGGCCTTTGCAGCACCGTTGGGGGCAAGGTGGTGGTGAAAGCTCCTGATTGGGTCTATGTGCCCATGGTGAAACCCATCCCTGAAGGGGAGATCCGCCGCAGCTATACCCCCCACTTGGAAGGGGATCCCCCGGCGATTGTGATGGAATTTGTGTCCGAGACTGAGGGTGGCAAATACTCCATTAACCCCCACTACCCCTATGGCAAGTGGTATTTCTACGAGCGCATTTTACAAATACCTGTCTACGTGATCTTTCATCCGAAAACGGGGGAGCTGGATGTGTACCGCCTAGAGAATGGCCGCTATACCCCTGCATTAGCCGATGAAAACCAGCGCTACTGGATCCCGGAGATCGGCTTGTTTTTGGGAGTGTGGTGGGGACAAAAAGCAGAAACCAAGGCCCACTGGTTGCGTTGGTGGACTCCTGACGGGCATTTACTCCTCTGGGGGAGCGAACAGATAGATCAGGAACGACAACGCGCTGAACAGGAGCGCCTACGGGCAGAAGCAGCAGAAACAGCGCTCGAACAAGCTCGATCAGAACAACAACGCCTAGCTGCAAAATTACGGGAATTGGGGTTGGATCCTGATTCAGTAGCTGACTAA